A genomic segment from Modestobacter roseus encodes:
- a CDS encoding IclR family transcriptional regulator translates to MTAGQAGTPPQSQTLDRGLRILEHLAAAGRPLQAAEIGTAVGLHRSITYRLLRTLEGHQLVDRLPAGQYTLGLGLTALARGVRSGLQGAAGPWLHQLVEELGMTAFLVVRSGGDAVTVLSVEPQDTAAHVVYRPGSRHPTDRGAPGLALLMPAAPAPDDRPELQEARRAGWAVSRGEVVAGLRSVAAPVVGADGGVPGAIAVVYVDENADVSAIGQAVVAAARKTAAALG, encoded by the coding sequence ATGACGGCAGGGCAGGCGGGCACCCCGCCGCAGTCGCAGACGCTGGACCGTGGGCTGCGCATCCTCGAGCACCTGGCGGCGGCCGGCCGGCCGTTGCAGGCCGCCGAGATCGGCACCGCGGTGGGGCTCCACCGGTCGATCACGTACCGGCTGCTGCGGACCCTGGAGGGTCACCAACTGGTCGACCGTCTGCCCGCCGGCCAGTACACGCTCGGACTGGGTCTGACCGCGCTCGCCCGCGGCGTGCGCTCGGGGCTGCAGGGTGCGGCCGGCCCCTGGCTGCACCAGTTGGTGGAGGAGCTGGGCATGACCGCCTTCCTGGTGGTCCGCTCCGGTGGCGATGCGGTCACGGTGCTGAGCGTCGAGCCGCAGGACACCGCGGCCCACGTCGTGTACCGACCGGGCAGCCGCCATCCGACCGACCGGGGGGCACCGGGGCTGGCCCTGCTGATGCCGGCCGCGCCGGCGCCCGACGACCGGCCCGAGCTGCAGGAGGCGCGGCGCGCCGGCTGGGCGGTCTCGCGCGGCGAGGTCGTGGCCGGGCTCCGGTCGGTCGCCGCCCCCGTCGTGGGCGCGGACGGCGGGGTGCCCGGTGCGATCGCCGTGGTCTACGTGGACGAGAACGCCGACGTGTCGGCCATCGGGCAGGCCGTCGTCGCCGCGGCGCGGAAGACCGCCGCCGCGCTCGGCTGA
- a CDS encoding TetR/AcrR family transcriptional regulator, translated as MTDAQPVTAPLSLRERNRLRTRRELLDAALRVFADKGFGGATVEAIATEAGASKVTLYAYFPAGRDDLFRELYDEVNREYLELATAARDAAAGFVDRVVALAAPLLEIGGRPLVGRFYANSDPTAEPVLVPVRGHASRLSVTLIAEDVVAARTSGLMAPGVDPEVLAALLVGALRAALAEVAVDGTRAGHLLAGIADLARGLLVPAERGSDR; from the coding sequence ATGACGGATGCGCAGCCGGTGACCGCCCCCCTCTCCCTGCGCGAGCGCAATCGCCTGCGCACCCGGCGGGAGCTGCTCGACGCGGCCCTGCGGGTGTTCGCCGACAAGGGGTTCGGGGGTGCCACCGTCGAGGCGATCGCCACCGAGGCCGGGGCGTCGAAGGTGACCCTCTACGCCTACTTCCCGGCGGGCCGGGACGACCTCTTCCGCGAGCTCTACGACGAGGTCAACCGGGAGTACCTGGAGCTGGCGACGGCTGCGCGGGACGCCGCCGCCGGCTTCGTCGACCGGGTGGTGGCCCTCGCGGCACCGCTGCTGGAGATCGGCGGCCGGCCGCTCGTCGGCAGGTTCTACGCCAACAGCGACCCGACGGCCGAGCCGGTGCTCGTGCCGGTCCGGGGGCACGCGTCCCGGCTCTCGGTCACGTTGATCGCCGAGGACGTCGTCGCGGCCCGGACGTCCGGCCTCATGGCCCCGGGCGTCGACCCGGAGGTCCTGGCGGCACTGCTCGTCGGGGCGCTGCGCGCCGCCCTCGCCGAGGTCGCCGTCGACGGCACGAGGGCCGGTCACCTGCTGGCCGGCATCGCCGACCTGGCCCGGGGGCTGCTCGTCCCCGCGGAGCGTGGCAGCGATAGGTGA
- a CDS encoding phosphotransferase enzyme family protein, whose protein sequence is MDEQAARRIARAALVRYGLDEVDLHFVKFRENWVFRAECGGESFALRLHRPGLHSVVEIQSELSYLEALQQRGFPVPEPVQTRDGQLICAIDAGDGGTVLVDVLRWVEGAAPLGDAGAAFDGTSPLTPQDFHRVGALAGTLHNHLAELGRLPGFSRAAWDGEGLVGERALWGDPLALPVLSAADRELLAGAIARLATDLTALGDGPDVYGVIHADLTPENILVRGDELVLIDFDDFGEGWHLFELATILFFYRPHPRFPDFVDAVIAGYRTQRPLDDRQVRLWPGMLLARGLTYLGWAAERPGEETSVWLGEHVVPVVLNLARDYLSEHRELV, encoded by the coding sequence ATGGACGAGCAGGCGGCGCGGCGCATCGCGCGGGCCGCGTTGGTGCGGTACGGCCTCGACGAGGTGGACCTGCACTTCGTCAAGTTCCGCGAGAACTGGGTCTTCCGGGCCGAGTGCGGGGGCGAGTCCTTCGCGCTCCGGCTGCACCGCCCGGGGCTGCACTCCGTGGTGGAGATCCAGTCGGAGCTCAGCTACCTCGAGGCACTCCAGCAGCGGGGGTTCCCGGTGCCGGAACCGGTGCAGACCCGGGACGGCCAGCTGATCTGCGCGATCGACGCCGGCGACGGCGGCACGGTGCTGGTCGACGTCCTGCGGTGGGTCGAGGGGGCCGCCCCGCTCGGCGACGCCGGCGCTGCCTTCGACGGGACCAGCCCGCTCACACCCCAGGACTTCCACCGGGTCGGGGCCCTCGCCGGCACCCTGCACAACCACCTGGCGGAGCTCGGCCGGCTCCCGGGGTTCAGCCGTGCCGCCTGGGACGGCGAGGGCCTGGTGGGGGAGCGGGCGCTCTGGGGCGACCCGCTGGCGCTGCCCGTCCTGTCGGCCGCCGACCGGGAGCTCCTGGCCGGTGCCATCGCCCGGCTGGCCACCGACCTCACCGCGCTGGGGGACGGGCCGGACGTCTACGGCGTCATCCACGCCGACCTCACGCCGGAGAACATCCTGGTCCGCGGCGACGAGCTCGTCCTCATCGACTTCGACGACTTCGGTGAGGGCTGGCACCTCTTCGAGCTGGCGACCATCCTCTTCTTCTACCGCCCGCACCCGAGGTTCCCCGACTTCGTCGACGCCGTCATCGCCGGGTACCGGACCCAGCGTCCGCTCGACGACCGGCAGGTGCGCCTCTGGCCCGGGATGCTCCTGGCCCGTGGCCTGACCTACCTGGGCTGGGCGGCCGAACGCCCCGGGGAGGAGACCTCCGTGTGGCTCGGCGAGCACGTGGTCCCGGTGGTGCTGAACCTGGCCCGGGACTACCTCTCGGAGCACCGCGAGCTCGTCTGA